A single region of the Mesotoga sp. BH458_6_3_2_1 genome encodes:
- the dprA gene encoding DNA-processing protein DprA, with translation MERTEYAAIALSGDFVPSEMCKIESVGLSSSQLFHSQIDLSRSKLKNYCKNFSSVVKTISKYRNFITFNDEQYPDALRNIFEPPAVLFYEGELSLINSQSILAVVGSRKADRYGVSIAKEYSRSLSETGITIVSGLAVGIDAQAHLGALEGSGSTVGILGTGIDIAYPATNRQLIRLVMERGCVLSEYLPGTPPLKHNFPRRNRIIAGLSRAVFVVQATLRSGSLITARLAIENGRDVFAIPGDISRRNSEGTNWLIKNGAKLVSECKDIVEEFPEILMREVSKERIESQVLEVLGDGSLTFEELLLRANLSSKDLIVELTNLQLGGYVYEENGRWNRT, from the coding sequence ATGGAAAGAACAGAATATGCTGCAATAGCTCTTTCTGGTGATTTCGTACCTTCTGAGATGTGTAAGATAGAGAGCGTGGGGCTTAGTAGCTCTCAACTATTTCATTCGCAAATAGATCTCAGCAGAAGCAAATTGAAGAATTACTGCAAGAATTTTTCTTCCGTGGTAAAAACCATTTCGAAATACAGGAACTTCATTACTTTCAATGATGAACAATATCCCGATGCCCTCAGAAACATATTTGAACCGCCTGCTGTTCTGTTCTATGAAGGAGAGCTTTCGCTCATCAATTCGCAGAGTATTCTAGCCGTTGTGGGTTCCAGAAAAGCAGACAGGTATGGTGTCTCGATTGCGAAGGAATACTCCAGATCACTTTCCGAAACCGGTATTACGATAGTCAGTGGTCTCGCCGTCGGAATCGATGCACAAGCCCATCTAGGAGCTCTCGAAGGCAGCGGTTCAACAGTGGGGATACTTGGAACGGGGATCGATATTGCTTATCCCGCAACCAACAGACAACTTATAAGATTGGTGATGGAAAGAGGCTGTGTCCTTTCTGAGTATCTTCCCGGAACTCCTCCGCTAAAACATAACTTCCCAAGGAGAAATAGAATCATTGCCGGCTTATCTAGAGCGGTTTTTGTAGTGCAGGCTACTCTGAGAAGCGGTTCTTTGATTACAGCGAGACTTGCTATAGAGAACGGAAGAGATGTCTTCGCTATTCCAGGGGACATAAGTAGGAGAAACTCAGAAGGGACTAATTGGCTGATTAAGAACGGAGCGAAACTGGTTTCCGAATGCAAAGACATAGTGGAAGAGTTTCCCGAGATACTCATGCGCGAGGTTTCCAAAGAAAGAATAGAATCACAAGTTCTGGAAGTTCTGGGAGACGGTTCTCTTACTTTCGAAGAACTCCTTCTGAGAGCAAACTTATCGAGCAAGGATCTGATTGTTGAACTGACAAATCTGCAATTGGGAGGTTACGTTTACGAGGAAAACGGGCGTTGGAATAGAACTTAG
- a CDS encoding acetate/propionate family kinase → MKILVINCGSSSIKYQLLDAASENVMAKGLLERIGISGSKLSHKKGDKKFEFEKDIADHTEGLELIINVLQAEETGVVKNIDEIEAVGHRVVHGGERFASSVLIDDEVVREIEANNFLAPLHNPANIEGIVAAKKILPSVPHVGVFDTAFHQSMPESSYLYALPYELYRKYRIRRYGFHGTSHRYVAERAASLLGKPLKSLKIITAHIGNGASVAAVKNGRSVDTSMGFTPLEGLVMGTRSGDIDPAIVPFLQEQEGLSAGEVNSLLNKESGMYGLTDRQFSDMRDIEDLAMKDEPVCKRAHDVYEYRLAKYIGAYAAAMNGVDAIVFTAGVGENSPYLRANIINKYLGYLGITIDEEKNKVRGKEMVISTEDSRVGVFVIPTNEELVISRDTRKIVKEGLKELKLWEE, encoded by the coding sequence ATGAAGATTCTTGTAATCAATTGCGGCTCTTCCTCAATCAAGTACCAGCTTCTGGATGCCGCAAGTGAAAATGTAATGGCCAAAGGCTTGCTCGAAAGAATTGGCATATCTGGATCAAAACTATCTCACAAAAAGGGCGACAAGAAATTTGAGTTTGAGAAGGATATTGCCGATCACACTGAGGGGCTAGAACTAATAATCAATGTATTGCAGGCTGAAGAGACAGGTGTTGTGAAGAACATAGATGAAATTGAGGCAGTTGGCCATCGTGTCGTTCATGGAGGAGAAAGATTCGCTTCTTCGGTTCTCATTGACGATGAAGTTGTAAGGGAAATCGAGGCAAACAATTTCCTTGCCCCTCTTCATAATCCAGCGAATATTGAAGGAATAGTGGCGGCGAAGAAGATACTCCCGTCCGTACCCCATGTCGGAGTTTTCGACACTGCGTTTCATCAATCCATGCCTGAATCATCATATTTATATGCATTACCCTATGAGCTCTACAGAAAATACAGGATAAGAAGATATGGTTTCCACGGCACAAGTCACAGATATGTTGCAGAAAGGGCCGCTTCCTTGCTAGGCAAACCGTTGAAATCCCTTAAAATAATTACTGCCCATATAGGCAACGGCGCATCTGTCGCGGCGGTAAAGAACGGTAGATCTGTGGATACCTCAATGGGCTTCACACCTCTGGAAGGACTGGTTATGGGGACCCGGTCTGGCGACATTGATCCCGCAATCGTTCCTTTCTTACAGGAGCAAGAAGGCCTATCTGCAGGAGAAGTCAACAGTCTGCTAAATAAGGAAAGCGGTATGTATGGACTTACAGACCGACAGTTCAGTGATATGAGGGATATAGAGGATCTGGCGATGAAGGACGAGCCTGTATGTAAGAGGGCTCATGACGTCTATGAGTACAGATTGGCAAAGTATATTGGAGCATACGCGGCTGCGATGAATGGAGTCGATGCGATTGTCTTCACGGCAGGAGTGGGAGAAAACAGCCCATACCTGAGAGCCAATATTATCAATAAGTATCTTGGTTATCTTGGTATAACAATAGATGAGGAAAAGAACAAAGTTAGAGGGAAGGAAATGGTTATTTCTACAGAAGATTCAAGAGTCGGAGTTTTCGTGATCCCTACAAATGAAGAACTGGTCATTTCAAGGGACACACGTAAAATTGTCAAAGAAGGATTGAAGGAACTGAAACTCTGGGAAGAGTGA
- the hslV gene encoding ATP-dependent protease subunit HslV: MQDIHGTTILVLRKNEKTVMIGDGQITIGDTVMKGTARKVRKLGDGSVLAGFAGSVADAMTLFEKFEEKLREVNANLKRAAVNLAKEWRTNKVLRNLQALLLVADKDSILLVSGNGEVIEPDGDVLAIGSGGSYALAAARALIRYSSLEAEEIATKAMEIASEICIYTNTKFTLETLGGEKQ, from the coding sequence ATGCAGGATATTCACGGAACGACCATACTTGTTCTTAGGAAAAATGAGAAGACGGTCATGATAGGAGATGGTCAGATCACGATCGGAGATACCGTTATGAAAGGAACAGCCAGGAAGGTCAGAAAACTTGGCGACGGTTCGGTTTTGGCAGGTTTTGCAGGTTCTGTGGCCGATGCAATGACCCTTTTTGAGAAATTTGAAGAGAAATTGAGGGAAGTCAACGCGAATCTTAAAAGAGCGGCCGTAAACCTAGCCAAAGAGTGGAGGACAAACAAGGTCCTTAGAAATCTTCAGGCACTTCTTTTGGTTGCCGACAAGGATAGCATTCTTCTGGTATCGGGCAACGGGGAAGTTATAGAACCAGATGGAGATGTTCTTGCTATAGGATCTGGTGGCTCCTACGCCCTCGCAGCTGCAAGGGCACTAATAAGATACAGTAGTCTTGAGGCGGAAGAGATAGCGACGAAAGCGATGGAGATTGCCAGCGAAATCTGCATTTATACGAACACGAAATTCACTCTGGAAACACTTGGAGGAGAAAAGCAATGA
- the hslU gene encoding ATP-dependent protease ATPase subunit HslU — translation MNREELDDLTPKRIVEELDKYIVGQEKAKRAVAVAMRNRIRRQKLPEEMRKDVIPKNILMMGPTGVGKTEIARRLAELTGSPFTKVEATRFTEVGYVGKNVESIIRELVEVGVNMVKQEKMSEVEGKATYQVEERILESLVPGPQSKGSGARNILELFQGQQQPKPSQEEIDRIRSRREDYRERLRSGDLEELEIEIEVEDHSQPMIMIPGMEDMGIDMSGVLGGMVPKKTKRRRMRIADARRTLLPLEAEKLLDMDKVVAEAIERVQNRGIVFVDEIDKITFRSGSHGPDVSREGVQRDLLPIIEGTTVTTKHGQIRTDYILFIAAGAFHTAKPSDLIPEFQGRFPIRVELDALTQKDFLRILVEPKNAITKQYAALLETEGVRVVFEEDGLREIARVSHNLNEKIENIGARRLYTVVEKVLEETSFNAPEVPEELIVNRKYVNDKIGEIAADEDLSAFIL, via the coding sequence ATGAATAGAGAAGAATTGGACGACTTGACTCCGAAAAGAATTGTCGAGGAACTAGACAAATACATAGTTGGACAGGAAAAGGCCAAGAGGGCAGTTGCTGTTGCGATGAGAAATAGAATTCGAAGGCAGAAGCTTCCGGAAGAGATGAGAAAAGACGTCATACCAAAGAACATACTTATGATGGGTCCCACGGGAGTAGGGAAGACCGAGATAGCAAGAAGGCTGGCAGAACTCACTGGTTCTCCTTTTACTAAGGTTGAGGCAACTAGGTTTACTGAAGTGGGTTACGTGGGTAAAAACGTTGAGTCGATAATAAGGGAACTCGTTGAAGTCGGTGTCAACATGGTCAAACAGGAAAAAATGAGTGAAGTAGAGGGTAAAGCAACTTATCAAGTAGAAGAGAGAATCCTCGAATCTCTTGTTCCCGGGCCACAGAGTAAGGGAAGTGGTGCAAGGAACATTCTTGAGCTTTTCCAAGGTCAGCAGCAGCCAAAACCCAGTCAGGAAGAAATCGATAGAATAAGAAGCCGCAGGGAAGACTACAGAGAACGTCTGAGAAGTGGAGATCTCGAAGAACTGGAAATTGAGATCGAAGTCGAAGACCATAGTCAACCAATGATAATGATTCCTGGAATGGAGGATATGGGAATAGACATGTCGGGAGTTCTGGGAGGAATGGTACCGAAAAAGACAAAGAGGCGCAGAATGAGAATCGCCGATGCTAGAAGAACTCTTCTGCCTTTGGAAGCAGAGAAGCTTCTTGATATGGATAAAGTTGTGGCGGAAGCGATTGAAAGAGTGCAGAATCGCGGAATAGTTTTCGTAGACGAAATTGATAAGATCACATTCAGAAGTGGTTCCCACGGACCTGATGTCTCAAGGGAAGGCGTTCAAAGAGATCTTCTACCGATTATCGAAGGAACGACCGTTACTACTAAACACGGGCAGATAAGAACTGACTACATACTATTCATTGCGGCGGGAGCCTTCCATACTGCGAAGCCGTCTGATTTGATTCCGGAGTTTCAGGGGAGGTTTCCAATAAGAGTTGAACTTGATGCCCTTACTCAGAAGGATTTTTTGAGGATTCTAGTCGAACCTAAGAATGCTATAACAAAGCAGTATGCTGCGTTGCTGGAAACCGAAGGGGTAAGAGTGGTTTTTGAAGAGGACGGTTTGAGAGAGATAGCCAGGGTTTCTCACAATCTGAATGAGAAGATCGAAAACATTGGAGCGAGAAGGCTTTACACGGTAGTTGAAAAGGTTCTCGAGGAGACTTCATTCAACGCACCAGAAGTTCCAGAAGAACTCATAGTGAACAGGAAGTACGTTAATGACAAGATCGGCGAGATAGCTGCCGATGAGGACTTAAGCGCTTTCATACTGTAA
- the fba gene encoding class II fructose-1,6-bisphosphate aldolase, whose protein sequence is MPYVNTKEILEKANKGFYAVPALNINNLEFLQAIIDAGVEERSPVIIETSEGAIKYAGNGDAKLGARLFVSMVKGYADTVEIPVSLHVDHGKNFDILMAAIQSGYSSVMIDASEYPFEKNVKETKKIVEIAHSLGVSVEAELGRLVGIEDNVVVESHEAALVDPDEAKRFVEETEIDFLAPAIGTSHGAFKFKGEAKLDFERLKKVKELTDLPLVLHGASSVPEEVKNLAEEYGADFKGAKGVPGEILAESVRFGINKVNTDTDLRMAFIASLREFLAKNPGEFDPRKYFKTPKELVKNVIKARLRLLGCSNKA, encoded by the coding sequence ATGCCGTACGTAAATACCAAGGAAATACTGGAGAAAGCAAATAAAGGATTTTATGCTGTACCGGCTCTGAATATTAACAATCTTGAGTTTCTTCAGGCAATTATTGATGCCGGAGTTGAAGAGCGTTCTCCAGTGATAATAGAGACCTCTGAAGGAGCAATTAAGTACGCGGGAAATGGGGATGCTAAACTTGGAGCGAGATTATTTGTTTCAATGGTGAAAGGCTATGCCGATACAGTGGAAATTCCTGTTTCACTTCATGTTGACCATGGAAAGAACTTCGATATTCTTATGGCTGCAATTCAGTCGGGTTATTCATCAGTAATGATTGATGCTTCGGAGTATCCGTTTGAAAAGAATGTGAAAGAGACTAAGAAGATAGTGGAGATCGCCCACAGTCTGGGGGTATCGGTTGAAGCAGAATTGGGCAGGTTGGTTGGAATAGAAGACAACGTTGTGGTCGAATCTCACGAGGCAGCACTTGTTGATCCGGATGAGGCGAAACGGTTTGTCGAAGAGACTGAAATTGATTTTCTTGCGCCGGCTATTGGTACGAGTCACGGTGCCTTCAAGTTCAAAGGAGAAGCAAAGCTTGACTTTGAAAGGCTCAAGAAAGTGAAGGAACTTACTGATCTTCCGCTTGTTCTTCATGGGGCTTCCAGTGTTCCTGAAGAGGTAAAGAACCTCGCTGAAGAATATGGGGCCGATTTCAAAGGGGCCAAGGGTGTTCCGGGGGAGATTCTGGCTGAATCCGTTAGGTTTGGAATAAACAAAGTAAATACTGATACAGATTTGAGAATGGCCTTCATTGCTTCATTAAGAGAGTTTCTTGCAAAGAATCCCGGTGAATTCGATCCGAGAAAATACTTCAAGACACCGAAGGAATTAGTAAAGAATGTGATAAAAGCCAGGTTGAGACTTCTAGGTTGTTCTAATAAAGCATAG
- a CDS encoding DUF3783 domain-containing protein — MRKPESGRSVLLYCDEELTSLVRSSLNNVTVIDCIGMENSTLREILEKEAVSQNGRAKNREHLCYAIFNGFENSTIGSTIKEIRRLLQKECVFATTTESNLNWKLEDLLAELTEEHDYFKKVRRVELEE; from the coding sequence ATGAGAAAGCCAGAATCTGGACGCTCGGTCCTTCTTTACTGTGATGAAGAGTTAACGTCTTTGGTTCGGAGTTCCTTGAATAATGTCACTGTTATTGATTGTATTGGAATGGAGAATAGCACCTTGAGAGAGATCCTGGAAAAGGAAGCTGTCAGTCAGAATGGCAGAGCAAAAAATCGAGAACACTTATGTTATGCGATCTTCAACGGATTTGAAAATAGTACTATTGGAAGCACAATCAAAGAGATTCGTCGGCTTTTGCAGAAAGAATGTGTATTCGCTACCACGACTGAATCAAATCTGAACTGGAAACTGGAAGACTTGCTGGCAGAACTGACCGAAGAACATGACTACTTCAAGAAGGTGAGGCGAGTTGAGCTTGAAGAATAA
- a CDS encoding D-alanine--D-alanine ligase: MTKKVAVVYGGFSNERDVSIKSGINIAKSLERLGVEVLPFDLKRDTIADLLEVKTDLFFLALHGKFGEDGTIQGMLELAGLPYTGSDSITSAICFDKEITYRLVDGTADLPVWKRVERVKDVEGWEIFPCVIKPVREGSSIGVYICDDQSILEERTGELLAAYDSLLLEEHIAGREVTVSVIDSKEGPVVLPILEIRPKKRFYDYEAKYIAGFTDFVVPAPLEESVQKAIIEKSVAIYQLLGCRDLSRIDGILREDTFYFLEVNTIPGMTDLSDLPMSARAVGMSIEDVVGGVVEVAERRNRR, translated from the coding sequence ATGACCAAGAAAGTTGCGGTTGTCTACGGCGGTTTTTCAAACGAGAGAGATGTGTCAATCAAGAGTGGAATAAACATTGCCAAGTCTCTGGAAAGGTTAGGAGTTGAGGTTTTGCCGTTTGATCTTAAGAGAGACACAATTGCCGACCTCCTTGAAGTGAAGACCGATCTCTTTTTCCTTGCTCTCCACGGCAAGTTTGGCGAAGACGGGACTATTCAAGGCATGCTGGAACTTGCGGGTCTTCCTTATACCGGTTCCGACTCAATAACGAGTGCGATTTGCTTTGATAAGGAGATTACCTACAGACTGGTCGATGGAACTGCAGACCTGCCAGTATGGAAGAGAGTTGAAAGGGTAAAAGACGTTGAGGGGTGGGAGATATTCCCGTGCGTTATAAAGCCTGTGAGAGAAGGATCCAGCATAGGGGTTTACATCTGCGATGATCAATCGATTCTTGAGGAGAGAACCGGAGAACTGCTAGCCGCTTACGATTCTCTTCTTCTAGAAGAACATATCGCGGGAAGAGAAGTGACAGTATCGGTAATCGATTCTAAAGAGGGTCCTGTAGTGCTTCCAATTCTTGAGATCAGACCCAAGAAGCGTTTCTATGACTATGAAGCTAAGTACATAGCGGGATTTACAGACTTTGTGGTACCTGCTCCTTTAGAAGAGAGTGTTCAAAAAGCGATCATCGAGAAGTCGGTCGCCATATACCAGCTTCTAGGTTGCCGTGATCTTTCGAGGATCGACGGTATACTCAGGGAAGACACGTTTTACTTTCTTGAAGTAAATACCATACCCGGAATGACTGACTTAAGCGATCTTCCAATGTCTGCGAGGGCAGTGGGAATGAGTATCGAAGATGTTGTCGGCGGCGTGGTTGAGGTAGCTGAAAGAAGGAACAGGAGGTAA
- a CDS encoding cyclic nucleotide-binding domain-containing protein, which translates to MEGDLADPLSIVGGEHSGDLLSVGDSSILVGDKDELKEYLISRPSRLERFFFDIEEELKLYPRKKACDLEDLIYTIISRKQQWLREFPPLLFGEKSLYRKGIKLIERKDYPAAQEVLKSYLDQYKNSPLSRPVKMFYSVSCFLNSILEEALSTIMEILESEEDEISKIARFFVCNMGLYESGFKLLYNGPDYSADLFRILRADSRRVRKVSSDQIVVEEGRKCGSAIFLLRGEMILLKRRGDEDSVLFSLRSPNSIGEVQLLSKSKWDATVIAKGKSEYILVDRNRLVQNLINKSPQDGFKMVEYILGYMRQTGAY; encoded by the coding sequence ATGGAGGGAGATCTCGCTGACCCGCTTTCTATAGTTGGTGGAGAGCACAGTGGAGATCTTCTTTCCGTGGGTGATTCTTCAATTCTTGTTGGCGACAAAGATGAGTTGAAGGAGTATCTAATCTCAAGGCCTTCAAGACTAGAAAGGTTTTTCTTCGATATTGAAGAAGAGCTGAAACTTTATCCTCGAAAGAAGGCGTGTGATCTGGAGGATCTGATTTACACAATCATCTCCAGGAAGCAGCAGTGGCTTAGAGAATTTCCCCCACTGCTTTTTGGTGAGAAATCCCTTTACAGGAAGGGCATTAAGCTAATTGAGAGGAAGGACTATCCGGCCGCTCAAGAGGTTTTGAAGAGTTATCTCGATCAGTACAAGAACTCTCCTTTATCGAGACCCGTGAAGATGTTCTATTCGGTTAGCTGCTTCTTGAACAGCATTTTAGAAGAGGCTTTGTCAACAATAATGGAGATTCTGGAGAGCGAAGAAGATGAGATCTCTAAGATAGCGAGATTCTTCGTCTGCAACATGGGCCTTTATGAATCTGGCTTCAAGCTTTTATATAACGGTCCAGACTACAGCGCAGATCTCTTCAGGATATTGAGAGCAGATTCGCGAAGAGTTCGGAAAGTATCTTCAGATCAAATCGTGGTTGAAGAGGGCAGAAAGTGTGGAAGTGCCATCTTCCTTCTGAGGGGAGAGATGATTCTTCTGAAAAGGCGCGGTGACGAGGATTCGGTGCTTTTTTCTCTTAGGTCTCCAAATTCCATTGGCGAGGTTCAGCTTCTTTCGAAGAGCAAATGGGATGCAACTGTAATTGCCAAAGGAAAATCGGAGTACATACTGGTGGACAGAAATAGACTCGTTCAGAACTTGATAAACAAGTCACCTCAAGATGGATTCAAGATGGTCGAATACATTCTAGGATACATGAGACAGACCGGCGCTTACTGA
- a CDS encoding N-acetyltransferase translates to MHWTLESFEKDVRENNISLSDSFVSTIEGRNAGAVLLSFREKRARIDLMGVTPSFRRGGVGFRLVDEAVRIAKWKGCEQIVLEVPEKDNRAISFYEKFGFRQKRSLTTFFIRNPGTKGFSLRDSDSGRIIECALFVMDRFKRNPEWEREPTGFNHLEQYTFNSVINEAGKEIAYCIWQERDSVFYVRDAGPTKDFSFKETIGGLCGIAKDRGLTPLFPTVPEEDPLFLEAQSFEPEILLKQSEMTFKIH, encoded by the coding sequence ATGCACTGGACTCTAGAGAGCTTCGAAAAGGATGTCAGAGAGAACAACATCTCTCTATCGGATTCATTCGTCTCAACTATAGAGGGGAGAAATGCCGGAGCAGTATTGCTGAGCTTCAGAGAGAAGAGAGCAAGAATTGACCTGATGGGAGTTACTCCATCCTTTAGAAGAGGGGGAGTTGGCTTCAGGTTGGTTGATGAAGCAGTAAGGATTGCCAAGTGGAAGGGTTGCGAACAAATAGTCCTTGAAGTCCCTGAAAAGGACAACAGAGCGATCAGTTTCTACGAGAAGTTTGGATTCAGACAAAAGCGCAGCCTTACAACCTTCTTCATCAGAAACCCTGGAACAAAGGGTTTCTCACTGAGAGACTCGGATTCAGGAAGAATAATAGAATGTGCTCTCTTTGTGATGGACAGATTCAAGCGAAATCCTGAATGGGAAAGAGAGCCCACGGGATTCAATCATCTCGAGCAATATACCTTCAACTCTGTCATTAATGAAGCCGGGAAAGAAATCGCCTACTGCATCTGGCAGGAAAGGGATTCAGTATTCTATGTGAGGGACGCGGGACCGACTAAAGACTTTTCCTTCAAGGAGACAATAGGCGGTCTGTGTGGAATTGCAAAAGATAGAGGACTCACCCCTTTGTTTCCTACGGTGCCAGAAGAAGATCCCCTGTTTCTGGAAGCCCAGTCTTTTGAACCTGAGATCCTCCTCAAGCAAAGCGAGATGACTTTCAAAATTCACTGA